One window of the Leucobacter komagatae genome contains the following:
- a CDS encoding ABC transporter ATP-binding protein: MTNHHYSDPHWLLRAEHVSKTFGQTRALVDASVTVRPGEAVAIMGPSGSGKSTLLHALAGIEPADSGTVILRRPNESGFDDLAALTDSERSGLRLRRFGFVFQQGMLLPELLAWENVALPLLLAGVPRGAARQRATDELDRFGLAGTDERRIGQLSGGEAHRVAIARALVTRPTLVFADEPTGALDSATASDVLGELLSAGTGSDCALIIVTHDERIAGRCDRTVRLSDGRIEAGA; the protein is encoded by the coding sequence ATGACCAACCATCACTATTCCGACCCGCACTGGCTCCTCCGCGCCGAGCACGTGTCGAAAACGTTCGGGCAAACTCGCGCGCTCGTCGACGCGAGCGTGACCGTGCGGCCGGGCGAGGCCGTCGCGATCATGGGGCCGTCGGGCTCTGGCAAATCAACGCTGCTGCACGCGCTCGCTGGCATCGAGCCCGCCGACTCGGGCACCGTGATCTTGCGTCGTCCGAACGAAAGCGGGTTTGACGACCTCGCGGCCCTCACCGATAGCGAGCGCTCGGGGCTGCGCCTCCGCCGGTTCGGCTTCGTGTTTCAGCAGGGCATGCTGTTGCCGGAGTTACTCGCGTGGGAGAACGTCGCCCTCCCACTTCTGCTCGCTGGCGTGCCACGCGGTGCGGCGCGGCAGCGCGCCACCGACGAGCTCGACAGGTTCGGCCTCGCGGGGACGGACGAACGTCGCATCGGCCAGCTCTCGGGCGGGGAAGCTCATCGGGTCGCGATCGCGCGTGCGCTCGTCACGCGGCCAACGCTCGTTTTCGCGGACGAGCCGACAGGCGCTCTCGACTCGGCAACCGCGAGCGACGTTCTCGGCGAGCTCCTCTCCGCGGGTACGGGCTCTGACTGCGCCCTCATCATCGTCACGCACGACGAGCGCATCGCGGGGCGCTGCGACCGGACCGTACGATTGAGCGATGGCCGGATCGAGGCGGGCGCATGA
- a CDS encoding permease, translating into MNRRAPLMLARPGKRTATIAVMQLIAACLTTVLAFAVAMLARAFWLVPSPEAGYPVLAVGLAGALLVPLVTLGSSTARLAARSRDDRLATLRLLGTSAARVRRIAVTEVTLMAAAGVGLGTALAAALPFAFEALPVYGDPLGAGQLWLPWWAWAALPPALVTVAAVSALAGLRAVALTPLGVRTRQNAPRLSWLRAVVALVVLVAAVLLVQLASPGWGVVAIVAALAVTILSLMAVLGLVGPLAVGVAARVTAARTADPAALVAALGIDDDPRAAWRAVSGLALASFVLVPAGSLLGYLDTISRSESRQIMTRDQLLLFADTRTMLLALTAVSFVVVACQVALTQTAAVLERRELYVALDRIGMPRAVIDRSRRRRVMHPAAIAVVGSAASASLVAAPVVFIAVAVAPLFLAAAIGILVLGMFLVRCGVAATGPVLTRVITAPSRGE; encoded by the coding sequence ATGAACAGGCGAGCGCCGCTCATGCTCGCGCGACCGGGGAAGCGCACCGCGACCATCGCGGTGATGCAGCTCATCGCCGCGTGTCTCACCACCGTACTCGCGTTCGCGGTGGCGATGCTCGCACGGGCGTTCTGGCTCGTGCCCTCGCCCGAGGCGGGCTACCCGGTTCTCGCGGTGGGGCTTGCCGGCGCGCTGCTCGTGCCACTGGTGACGCTCGGAAGTTCGACGGCGAGGCTCGCAGCTCGCAGCCGTGACGACCGGCTCGCGACGCTCCGGCTGCTCGGCACATCGGCCGCTCGCGTGCGGCGCATCGCGGTCACCGAGGTCACGCTGATGGCCGCCGCGGGTGTCGGGCTCGGCACGGCGCTCGCAGCCGCTCTCCCGTTCGCGTTCGAGGCGCTGCCGGTCTATGGGGATCCACTCGGCGCCGGTCAGCTGTGGCTGCCCTGGTGGGCGTGGGCCGCTCTCCCGCCCGCGCTCGTCACGGTCGCCGCAGTGAGCGCGCTCGCGGGGCTCCGCGCCGTCGCACTCACCCCGCTCGGTGTTCGCACGCGACAGAATGCCCCGCGCCTGAGCTGGCTGCGCGCGGTGGTGGCCCTCGTCGTGCTCGTCGCAGCGGTGCTACTCGTGCAACTCGCGTCGCCCGGGTGGGGCGTCGTCGCGATCGTCGCGGCGCTCGCGGTCACGATCCTCTCACTCATGGCGGTACTGGGGCTCGTGGGCCCGCTCGCGGTGGGCGTCGCGGCCCGCGTCACGGCGGCGCGCACCGCAGACCCCGCGGCGCTCGTGGCAGCCCTCGGCATCGACGACGACCCGCGCGCCGCGTGGCGCGCCGTCTCGGGGCTCGCGCTCGCGAGTTTCGTGCTCGTGCCCGCGGGGTCGCTGCTCGGCTACCTCGACACGATCAGCCGGAGCGAGAGTCGCCAGATCATGACACGCGACCAGCTACTGCTGTTCGCCGACACCCGGACCATGCTCCTCGCGCTCACCGCGGTCTCGTTCGTTGTCGTTGCGTGCCAGGTGGCGCTCACGCAGACCGCCGCGGTGCTCGAGCGACGTGAGCTTTACGTCGCGCTCGACCGGATCGGAATGCCGCGCGCGGTCATCGACCGGTCGCGCAGACGCAGAGTGATGCACCCCGCGGCGATCGCGGTCGTGGGGTCCGCGGCATCGGCATCGCTGGTGGCCGCGCCCGTCGTGTTCATCGCGGTGGCCGTCGCACCGCTGTTCCTCGCCGCCGCGATCGGGATCCTGGTGCTCGGTATGTTCCTCGTTCGCTGCGGAGTCGCCGCTACCGGTCCCGTGCTCACGCGAGTCATCACGGCACCGTCGCGCGGGGAGTAG
- a CDS encoding DUF6138 family protein, translating to MAGIEYLIFDDALRDASKRAVFDRTIQAVNDGTARRVKLSRGQGVDTDGEKLLGSAVLEYALGLVPADEFDAAAARDFSERMRALFGWYDITYTLTQWVEKWLCTPYFENRGGDWDQDWQLRADADASHLPESFFEFACYVAIGELKHGPSYASVSANRIFDWVTKLGSDLPERLKKHGTGELPKELAAFRGAGDAEGVTAKANDALATIRITVKHENAASYGAALDYLTRLLDTTDFPRSYAIEFRGPTKQYLQAKKLPKKSVNQLFACAAAYPELWPKVAAYARSAMAEYNWYTNLDDEECAMPGTFAVFALGIAEAQSGGHDFVPLVLEYLREVDGEHQSLHQHFLTAHIAEHGFDDAGLSYLLACAGNIQHLQHLKTYPALIANERSLNALLALRGASESDDPSGISALAANLRGEPVEDYAWRHALYAIWGDAAEERDADGRVGAKLIDGAPTELRPLYEAILA from the coding sequence ATGGCTGGCATTGAGTACCTGATCTTCGACGACGCCCTGCGCGACGCGAGCAAGCGGGCGGTGTTCGACCGCACGATTCAGGCGGTGAACGACGGCACCGCTCGCCGAGTCAAACTCAGTCGGGGCCAGGGGGTCGACACCGACGGCGAGAAGCTCCTCGGCTCGGCGGTGCTTGAGTACGCCCTCGGGCTCGTCCCGGCCGACGAGTTCGACGCGGCGGCGGCCCGTGACTTCTCCGAACGCATGCGCGCGCTGTTCGGGTGGTACGACATCACGTACACGCTCACCCAGTGGGTCGAGAAGTGGCTCTGCACGCCCTACTTCGAGAACCGCGGTGGCGACTGGGACCAGGATTGGCAGCTGCGCGCCGATGCCGACGCAAGCCATCTGCCCGAGTCGTTCTTCGAGTTCGCCTGCTACGTCGCTATCGGCGAGCTGAAGCACGGCCCGAGCTACGCGTCGGTGAGCGCGAACCGCATCTTCGACTGGGTGACGAAGCTCGGCAGCGACCTTCCTGAGCGGCTCAAGAAGCACGGCACGGGCGAACTCCCCAAAGAGCTCGCCGCATTCCGGGGCGCGGGCGACGCCGAGGGCGTGACAGCGAAAGCGAACGACGCGCTCGCGACGATCAGGATCACCGTGAAGCACGAGAACGCCGCGAGCTACGGGGCGGCCCTCGACTACCTCACGCGGCTCCTCGACACAACCGACTTCCCCAGGTCGTATGCGATCGAATTCCGTGGGCCGACGAAGCAGTACCTCCAGGCGAAGAAGCTCCCGAAGAAGTCAGTGAACCAGCTCTTCGCTTGTGCCGCCGCGTACCCAGAGCTCTGGCCCAAGGTCGCGGCCTACGCCCGCAGCGCGATGGCCGAGTACAACTGGTACACGAACCTCGACGACGAGGAGTGCGCGATGCCGGGCACCTTTGCCGTATTCGCGCTCGGGATCGCGGAAGCTCAGTCGGGCGGTCACGACTTCGTGCCCCTCGTGCTCGAGTACCTGCGGGAGGTCGACGGCGAGCACCAGTCGCTGCACCAGCACTTCCTCACCGCGCACATCGCTGAGCACGGCTTCGACGACGCCGGGCTCTCCTACCTGCTCGCCTGCGCCGGAAACATCCAACACCTGCAGCACCTGAAGACATACCCTGCGCTCATCGCGAATGAGCGCAGCCTGAACGCGCTTCTCGCCCTCCGCGGTGCGAGCGAGTCGGATGACCCGAGCGGCATCTCGGCGCTCGCCGCAAACCTTCGCGGCGAACCCGTCGAAGACTACGCCTGGCGGCACGCGCTCTACGCGATCTGGGGCGACGCGGCCGAGGAACGGGACGCCGACGGCCGCGTCGGCGCGAAGCTCATCGACGGGGCGCCGACAGAGCTGCGGCCCCTGTACGAGGCGATCCTCGCGTAG
- a CDS encoding Fic family protein — MTNRGRTSGTGAWPAVEYEPHPWVRTGEEVASRRALMRARGDYEAAVPPTIADVAVVVSGEVQALAADASGELARFDAEVGAIAAPFTGILLRTESASSSEIENLTASAKQVALAELGASDSANARLVAANVRAMEAALAVAENISEESIIAMHAALLEESDRDHTGRFRDQQVWIGGGGISPHEATFVPPHHSRVQPLMHDLVQFAGRTDIPVLVQAALAHAQFETIHPFTDGNGRTGRALIHTILKQGGLTRNLAVPVSAGLLANTQRYFDALGEFRSGNPEAIIGAVAQAAFHAVENGSRLVTDLRECEAAWAKHIPARRGSAVARLSDVLLAQPVVTTQIVAERLHVSIPAAQNAIDRFAAAGALLPVHAQRRNRVWFAPQILAALDSFGSRARRSR; from the coding sequence ATGACGAACAGGGGCAGAACAAGCGGGACAGGCGCATGGCCCGCGGTGGAGTACGAACCTCACCCTTGGGTTCGTACCGGGGAGGAAGTGGCGTCGCGTCGGGCGCTCATGCGCGCGAGGGGTGACTACGAGGCAGCGGTGCCGCCAACGATCGCTGATGTAGCGGTGGTCGTGTCGGGCGAAGTTCAGGCACTCGCGGCTGACGCGAGCGGGGAACTCGCTCGATTCGATGCTGAAGTGGGGGCGATCGCGGCGCCGTTCACGGGGATACTCCTGAGAACGGAGTCGGCATCGAGCTCGGAGATCGAGAACCTCACGGCGAGTGCAAAACAGGTTGCGCTCGCTGAGCTGGGCGCATCCGACTCTGCAAACGCGCGACTTGTCGCCGCCAACGTGCGCGCGATGGAGGCTGCGCTCGCGGTTGCCGAGAATATTAGCGAAGAATCGATCATCGCAATGCACGCTGCGCTGCTTGAGGAGAGCGATCGTGACCACACTGGGCGATTCCGTGACCAGCAAGTGTGGATCGGTGGAGGCGGCATCTCGCCCCACGAGGCCACCTTTGTCCCGCCACACCATTCCCGAGTGCAACCGCTGATGCACGACCTGGTGCAGTTTGCCGGGAGGACCGACATCCCGGTGCTGGTCCAAGCTGCCCTCGCGCACGCACAATTCGAGACGATCCACCCCTTCACAGATGGGAATGGTCGCACGGGAAGAGCACTGATTCACACAATACTCAAGCAGGGTGGGCTCACTCGAAACCTCGCAGTACCCGTGTCTGCGGGGCTCTTGGCCAATACCCAACGATACTTCGATGCTCTGGGGGAGTTCCGGTCTGGTAACCCTGAAGCGATTATTGGTGCTGTGGCGCAGGCGGCCTTTCACGCGGTCGAGAACGGTTCGCGGCTCGTCACAGATCTGCGGGAGTGCGAGGCGGCCTGGGCCAAGCACATACCGGCCCGGCGTGGCTCCGCGGTCGCCCGGCTGAGCGACGTGTTGCTCGCACAACCCGTCGTGACGACCCAGATCGTTGCCGAGCGCTTGCACGTCTCGATTCCTGCCGCGCAAAACGCGATCGATCGCTTCGCCGCTGCGGGCGCGCTACTGCCGGTACATGCGCAGCGCCGCAACCGGGTGTGGTTCGCACCGCAAATTCTTGCCGCGCTCGATAGCTTCGGGAGTAGGGCGAGGAGGTCGCGCTAA
- a CDS encoding GNAT family N-acetyltransferase has product MNDPKTATLHDVRAAIDALDGQIVELIANRQRWVEAAGALKSDEQAVRAPDRVEQVISKVRGLAVERGASPEVVEAAYRALVAAFIEHELAVHSDAVQAGDARLAIRPALGPDEYPALVDIWRSAVRATHDFLAEGDFARIEGNLAAAYFPAVTLVVAERGGVAVGFAGVAEGGLEMLFVDDSARGTGVGSALLAHAIERLGVTRVDVNEQNPGAHGFYVSRGFEEVGRSELDGDGQPYPILHLALAAR; this is encoded by the coding sequence ATGAACGACCCCAAAACCGCAACGCTGCACGACGTCCGAGCCGCCATCGACGCGCTCGACGGCCAGATCGTCGAGCTCATCGCGAACCGACAGCGCTGGGTCGAGGCCGCGGGGGCTCTAAAGAGCGACGAGCAAGCGGTGCGGGCGCCAGACCGGGTCGAGCAGGTGATCAGCAAGGTCCGCGGGCTCGCGGTCGAGCGCGGGGCGTCGCCGGAGGTCGTCGAGGCCGCCTACCGCGCCCTCGTCGCAGCGTTCATTGAGCACGAGCTCGCCGTGCACAGTGACGCCGTGCAGGCGGGCGATGCCCGCCTGGCGATCCGGCCCGCGCTCGGGCCCGACGAGTACCCGGCGCTCGTCGATATTTGGCGAAGCGCGGTGCGCGCGACCCACGACTTCCTCGCTGAGGGTGACTTTGCGCGCATTGAGGGGAACCTTGCCGCAGCGTACTTCCCGGCCGTGACGCTCGTTGTCGCCGAGCGCGGCGGGGTGGCCGTCGGGTTCGCGGGGGTTGCCGAGGGTGGCCTCGAGATGCTCTTCGTTGACGACTCCGCGCGTGGTACTGGGGTGGGGAGCGCGCTGCTTGCCCACGCGATCGAGCGACTCGGCGTGACCAGGGTTGACGTCAACGAGCAGAATCCGGGTGCTCACGGCTTCTACGTGAGCCGCGGCTTCGAAGAAGTCGGGCGCAGCGAGCTCGATGGTGACGGGCAGCCGTACCCGATCCTCCACCTGGCGCTCGCCGCGCGCTGA
- a CDS encoding glycosyltransferase gives MTHSPIPAEPTGPTVSVVIPIHNEARIIERCLDALVSQTAPADEIIVVDNGCSDGSAEIARRFPGVRVVTEPRRGVTFARTTGFDAARSDVIARIDADTVVPPDWVARIRTDFRDPSLDGQGGSAAIAELSPGHRLWFGWWYRGFRVWHERSIGVSPMLYGFNSALRRDAWQKARHLIELGDAQVSEDVDVTIALLRTGHRLRYAPTLVVQARLFRSIDRKKLSRYYETDSMTLARHRYGNRTRWSGRIT, from the coding sequence GTGACACATTCGCCGATTCCCGCTGAACCGACAGGCCCGACCGTCTCGGTCGTGATCCCAATACACAATGAAGCGCGGATCATCGAGCGCTGCCTTGACGCGCTCGTGTCGCAGACGGCGCCTGCCGACGAGATCATCGTCGTTGACAACGGGTGCAGCGACGGAAGCGCAGAGATCGCGCGCCGCTTCCCCGGGGTTCGCGTCGTGACTGAGCCCCGACGGGGCGTGACCTTCGCACGCACCACCGGCTTCGACGCGGCGCGCTCCGACGTCATCGCCCGGATTGACGCCGACACCGTCGTGCCACCCGACTGGGTCGCGCGTATTCGCACGGACTTTCGCGACCCGAGCCTCGACGGCCAGGGCGGGAGTGCCGCGATCGCCGAGCTCTCCCCCGGTCATCGCCTCTGGTTCGGGTGGTGGTACCGCGGGTTTCGAGTCTGGCATGAGCGCAGCATCGGGGTGAGCCCAATGCTCTACGGCTTCAACAGCGCGCTTCGCCGCGACGCGTGGCAGAAGGCGCGGCACCTCATCGAGCTCGGGGACGCGCAGGTGAGCGAGGACGTGGACGTCACGATCGCGCTCCTGAGAACCGGGCACCGGCTCCGCTACGCACCGACCCTCGTCGTGCAAGCCCGGCTGTTTCGCTCCATCGACCGGAAGAAGCTCAGCCGGTACTACGAAACCGACAGCATGACCCTCGCGAGGCACCGCTACGGCAACCGAACCCGGTGGTCGGGGCGCATCACGTGA
- a CDS encoding lysylphosphatidylglycerol synthase transmembrane domain-containing protein produces the protein MSAGWARSPRFWISGIALCLVAGIVAAAWPTVVDAARSLPLVNPWIMALLVPVQLLSFAVTGEALFSCLRARGELRGMRPFTAMRMSLEFNFANHMLPSGGAAGITYASWKLSGMGVPAAKGTLAQLARFAVTFVSFSLMLLAAATWLATSGQGTPLIMWSAAGVGALALAATGGGVLLLRRRRPLHRFAGVVVRVANWGGRVIGRPAGVRTENVVRFFDGLHVELMEILRSPRALRAPFAWSFLVHVCDAGLFWVALAAFGMRADPALVFVAYGLATVVSMVVTTPNGVGGYEVVMIGLLASGGLPNALVLAAITLARAILLVGTIAFGWAFYQHSVARGGRRAALAPGRDG, from the coding sequence GTGAGCGCCGGCTGGGCACGCTCGCCCAGGTTCTGGATCAGCGGGATCGCCCTCTGCCTCGTCGCCGGGATCGTCGCGGCCGCGTGGCCGACGGTCGTAGACGCCGCCCGCAGCCTCCCGCTCGTGAATCCGTGGATCATGGCGCTGCTCGTCCCCGTCCAGCTCTTGAGCTTCGCCGTCACCGGGGAGGCACTCTTTTCGTGCTTGCGCGCCAGGGGCGAGCTGCGCGGGATGCGCCCGTTCACGGCGATGCGGATGTCGCTCGAGTTCAACTTCGCGAACCACATGCTGCCGTCGGGCGGCGCCGCCGGCATCACGTACGCGAGCTGGAAGCTCTCGGGCATGGGGGTTCCCGCGGCGAAGGGCACCCTCGCGCAGCTCGCGCGCTTCGCGGTGACATTCGTGTCGTTCAGTCTCATGCTGCTCGCCGCGGCGACCTGGCTGGCCACTAGCGGCCAGGGCACACCCCTCATAATGTGGTCAGCCGCGGGGGTCGGTGCGCTCGCGCTCGCGGCGACAGGTGGGGGCGTGCTGCTCTTGCGCCGCCGCCGACCTCTGCACCGCTTCGCCGGAGTGGTTGTGCGGGTCGCCAACTGGGGTGGCCGAGTCATCGGCAGGCCGGCAGGCGTGCGGACGGAGAATGTCGTGCGCTTCTTCGATGGGCTGCATGTCGAACTCATGGAGATCCTGCGCTCGCCGCGCGCCCTCCGCGCACCGTTCGCCTGGTCGTTCCTCGTGCACGTCTGCGATGCCGGCCTGTTCTGGGTCGCGCTCGCCGCCTTCGGCATGCGCGCCGACCCCGCACTCGTCTTCGTCGCCTACGGCCTCGCGACGGTCGTGAGCATGGTCGTGACGACCCCGAACGGCGTTGGCGGGTACGAGGTGGTGATGATCGGCCTACTCGCGTCGGGCGGGCTGCCGAACGCGCTTGTTCTGGCGGCGATCACGCTCGCTCGCGCGATCCTGCTCGTCGGCACGATCGCCTTCGGGTGGGCGTTCTACCAGCACAGCGTGGCGCGGGGCGGTCGGCGGGCAGCGCTCGCACCGGGCCGCGACGGCTAG
- a CDS encoding metal-dependent transcriptional regulator: MTAGASPRSAPDTRFLRAIWTIPELSEHPVTVSRLARSLGHTPGTVSDRIKRLASRGLVEHERYGAVALTPEGKRDALRAVRVHRQLRCVLAELFDYPWPELSDDAEGLEVAVTDRFMTLAAQRLGSPEFDPYGEPIPRLDGTVPALLDGPLMTASTAHARISRVVSASKAVLRTLDGHSLRPGATLQVVSWNPSVGVLRVTGPRGEAELGLAAVRSLRTLREPGVQAAFGAG; encoded by the coding sequence ATGACTGCCGGCGCGAGCCCGCGGTCAGCGCCAGACACTCGCTTCCTCCGCGCAATCTGGACGATCCCAGAACTCAGCGAACACCCTGTGACGGTGTCCCGTCTCGCGCGGAGCCTCGGCCACACGCCGGGAACGGTGTCGGACAGAATCAAGCGGCTCGCGTCGCGGGGCCTCGTCGAACATGAGCGCTATGGTGCCGTCGCGCTCACCCCTGAGGGGAAGCGCGACGCGCTGCGCGCCGTGCGGGTGCACAGGCAGTTGCGGTGCGTGCTCGCCGAGCTGTTCGACTACCCCTGGCCCGAGCTGTCTGACGACGCAGAGGGCCTTGAAGTGGCAGTGACCGACCGCTTCATGACTCTTGCGGCGCAGCGGCTCGGTTCGCCCGAGTTCGACCCGTATGGCGAGCCGATCCCGCGCCTCGACGGAACTGTGCCCGCGCTGCTCGACGGGCCGCTCATGACCGCGAGCACCGCGCACGCGAGGATTTCGCGTGTTGTCTCGGCGTCGAAGGCCGTGCTGCGCACACTCGATGGGCACAGCCTTCGCCCTGGCGCCACGCTGCAGGTTGTCTCGTGGAACCCTTCCGTTGGGGTGCTGCGGGTGACGGGCCCCCGTGGCGAGGCTGAACTCGGGCTCGCTGCGGTGCGGTCGCTGCGCACGCTCCGAGAACCGGGCGTGCAGGCCGCGTTCGGGGCGGGCTAG
- a CDS encoding phosphoenolpyruvate carboxykinase (GTP): MAVWTTAHIPAELRHESVRQFVREWAEITEPDRIELVSAADDARLLEEALAAGELRQAGVGRFYARSHPHDTARSEARTVVATSDEADRGRYDNWQPAAEVRATLTERMRGASRGKTLYVVPYLMAPPGTPLAPYAAGVELTDDRTVVLQMVRMARVGIEYLEGLVDPDFFVRGVHVTGELDALGQGTEEDQRLFATIADERTILHFGSAYGGNALLGKIAHGLRQASYDGQASGRFLAEQFLLLGIRDLETGRTYHVCGGFPSASGKTNLAMTLPPDALGARYRVDFYGDDIAWLWVDEQGRLRGINPENGAFGVAKDTNDATNPTAMAAIAEGSGTIFTNTAYNEITGEVWWEGLTPEPPAEVEGWLDWRGDPIAGRGPERRDDPWAHPNSRFTIPLSRIPNLADDADDPDGVVIDAVIFGGRTRDREPLIRAIDDLAEGVYDGLTLGAEATFAAEGLDGQLRYDPMSMRPFFSYSEGRYAKHWLDVLGALNVAPAFAHVNWFQRDEGRYLWPGYRENLRALLWLLQYREGQVTGTRTAVGVVPQPHELDLTGLELPAGDLSRLLEVDGPRWAEEMGYRHEHLAGLPDIPAEIWAAHDRVAAALAAGGSDDAR, from the coding sequence ATGGCCGTTTGGACCACCGCGCATATCCCAGCCGAGCTGCGACACGAGAGCGTCCGGCAGTTTGTGCGGGAATGGGCCGAGATCACGGAGCCCGACAGGATCGAGCTTGTCTCCGCCGCAGACGACGCCAGGCTGCTTGAAGAGGCTCTGGCCGCGGGCGAACTGCGGCAGGCCGGGGTAGGTCGCTTCTACGCCCGCTCCCACCCGCACGACACCGCGCGTTCGGAAGCACGCACGGTCGTCGCTACCTCGGACGAGGCCGACCGCGGCCGCTACGACAACTGGCAGCCGGCGGCTGAAGTGCGAGCCACCCTCACCGAGCGCATGCGTGGCGCGTCGCGCGGCAAGACGCTGTACGTCGTGCCCTACCTCATGGCGCCGCCTGGCACGCCGCTCGCTCCCTACGCCGCGGGAGTCGAGTTGACAGACGACCGAACGGTTGTGCTCCAGATGGTCCGAATGGCTCGCGTGGGCATCGAGTATCTCGAGGGGCTTGTCGACCCCGATTTCTTCGTCCGAGGGGTGCACGTCACCGGCGAGCTCGACGCGCTCGGCCAGGGCACGGAGGAGGATCAGCGGCTGTTCGCCACGATCGCCGACGAACGCACGATCCTTCACTTCGGCTCCGCATACGGCGGAAATGCGCTCCTCGGGAAGATTGCTCACGGGCTCAGGCAGGCGTCCTACGACGGGCAGGCGTCTGGGCGGTTCCTCGCGGAGCAGTTCCTGCTGCTCGGCATCCGCGACCTCGAAACCGGGCGAACCTATCACGTCTGTGGCGGGTTCCCGAGCGCCTCTGGAAAGACGAACCTGGCGATGACGCTTCCGCCAGATGCCCTCGGCGCACGGTACCGCGTTGACTTCTACGGTGACGACATCGCCTGGCTGTGGGTTGACGAGCAGGGGCGGCTGCGCGGGATCAACCCCGAGAACGGGGCGTTTGGCGTTGCGAAAGACACGAACGACGCAACCAACCCGACAGCCATGGCCGCGATCGCCGAAGGGTCGGGCACGATTTTCACGAACACCGCCTACAACGAGATTACGGGGGAGGTGTGGTGGGAAGGCTTGACACCCGAACCGCCAGCCGAGGTCGAAGGCTGGCTCGACTGGCGCGGCGACCCGATCGCGGGCCGCGGCCCAGAGCGGCGCGACGACCCGTGGGCGCACCCGAACAGCCGGTTCACCATTCCACTTAGCAGGATCCCGAACCTCGCCGACGATGCGGATGATCCCGACGGGGTCGTGATTGACGCCGTCATCTTTGGCGGACGCACGCGCGATCGGGAGCCACTGATCCGGGCGATTGACGACCTCGCCGAGGGTGTCTACGACGGGCTCACGCTGGGCGCTGAGGCAACGTTCGCGGCCGAGGGGCTCGATGGGCAGCTGAGGTACGATCCCATGTCGATGCGGCCATTCTTCTCGTACTCCGAGGGGCGCTACGCCAAGCACTGGCTCGACGTCCTCGGCGCGCTCAATGTCGCGCCCGCCTTCGCCCACGTGAACTGGTTTCAGCGTGACGAGGGGCGCTACCTGTGGCCCGGCTACCGCGAAAACCTCAGGGCTCTCCTTTGGTTGCTGCAATACCGCGAGGGCCAGGTGACGGGTACCCGAACTGCCGTCGGTGTCGTGCCGCAACCTCATGAGCTCGACCTCACCGGCCTCGAGCTTCCCGCGGGCGACCTTTCGCGGCTGCTGGAGGTCGACGGCCCCAGGTGGGCAGAGGAGATGGGGTACCGGCACGAGCACCTCGCGGGGCTTCCTGACATCCCGGCAGAGATCTGGGCCGCTCACGACCGCGTTGCCGCAGCGCTGGCCGCGGGTGGGAGTGACGACGCGAGATGA
- the nrdI gene encoding class Ib ribonucleoside-diphosphate reductase assembly flavoprotein NrdI: MLDSIDSHDVVFFSSVSENTRRFVDRLDRAATRIPLRPRTEGLIRVANPFVLVLPTYGGGEQAGAVPKQVIHFLNDPANRGLIRGVITAGNTNFGEHYCIAGPIISAKCGVPELYRFELLGTDRDVARVNDGLAEFWQRTHHPSVTS, encoded by the coding sequence GTGCTCGACAGCATCGATTCACACGACGTGGTGTTCTTCTCCAGCGTGTCTGAAAACACGCGCAGGTTCGTGGACCGGCTCGACCGCGCCGCGACTCGAATCCCACTCAGGCCCCGTACGGAGGGGCTGATTCGCGTCGCCAACCCTTTCGTGCTTGTGCTGCCAACCTACGGCGGGGGTGAACAGGCCGGTGCCGTGCCGAAGCAGGTCATCCACTTTCTCAATGACCCGGCGAACCGGGGCCTCATCCGAGGCGTCATCACCGCGGGAAATACCAACTTTGGCGAGCACTACTGCATCGCGGGGCCCATCATCTCGGCGAAATGCGGGGTGCCGGAGCTGTACCGATTCGAGCTTCTCGGCACCGACCGCGACGTCGCACGAGTCAACGATGGCCTCGCAGAGTTCTGGCAGCGCACGCACCACCCATCGGTGACCAGCTGA